In one window of Streptomyces sp. FXJ1.172 DNA:
- a CDS encoding ABC transporter permease codes for MSVVPAQVLPGSARAVPETAPQAAQLGPSARLWPALAAVYRAQLSRARVARIPLLFVATFQSVGITVMMRGVVDSGAEARSVVAGSSVLVVAYVALNLLAQYFGQLRASGGLDHYATLPVPPAAVVLGAAAAYASFTVPGTLVTAVFGCVLFGLPLSNLWILLAVIPLAGAALSGLGAACGLLAPRPELATLLGQLGMSAALLLGVLPADRMPEIVRLARDLLPSTYGVEAYARTFGAHPDWAVVLVDLGVCAGVGVVSLAVAARAYRRAAVR; via the coding sequence GTGAGTGTCGTACCCGCCCAGGTGCTGCCGGGCAGCGCCCGGGCCGTGCCCGAGACGGCACCGCAGGCGGCGCAGCTGGGACCGTCCGCACGGCTGTGGCCGGCGCTGGCGGCCGTCTACCGGGCGCAGCTGTCCCGGGCCCGGGTGGCACGGATCCCGCTGCTGTTCGTGGCCACCTTCCAGTCCGTCGGCATCACGGTGATGATGCGCGGCGTCGTCGACAGCGGCGCCGAGGCGCGGTCCGTGGTCGCCGGGTCGTCGGTGCTGGTCGTCGCGTACGTCGCGCTGAACCTGCTCGCGCAGTACTTCGGGCAGCTGCGGGCCAGCGGCGGGCTCGACCACTACGCCACGCTGCCGGTCCCGCCGGCCGCGGTGGTGCTGGGCGCGGCGGCCGCCTACGCCTCTTTCACGGTGCCGGGAACCCTGGTGACGGCCGTCTTCGGATGCGTGCTGTTCGGGCTGCCGCTGTCCAACCTGTGGATCCTGCTGGCCGTGATCCCGCTCGCCGGGGCCGCGCTGTCCGGGCTCGGCGCCGCCTGCGGGCTGCTCGCGCCGCGGCCCGAACTGGCCACGCTCCTCGGCCAGCTGGGCATGTCCGCGGCGCTGCTGCTCGGGGTGCTGCCGGCCGACCGGATGCCGGAGATCGTCCGGCTGGCGCGGGACCTGCTGCCGTCGACGTACGGCGTGGAGGCGTACGCCCGGACCTTCGGGGCGCACCCGGACTGGGCCGTGGTCCTCGTCGACCTGGGCGTGTGCGCAGGTGTCGGGGTGGTCTCGCTGGCCGTGGCGGCCCGGGCGTACCGCCGGGCCGCCGTCCGGTGA
- a CDS encoding ABC transporter ATP-binding protein, which produces MNTRAVQAPRYDEVVRVRGLAKTYPAVKGRRGTPGTPEVRATDGVELAVRRGEVFGLLGPNGAGKSTLVRQLTGLLRPDAGSVEILGHDIVKHPERAARLLAYLGQESSALDELTVSLAAETTGRLRGLDVRAARAERDAVLEELGLTPIAGRALKKLSGGQRRLACLAAALVGERPLLVLDEPTTGMDPVARRAVWAAVDRRRAEHGTTVLLVTHNVIEAETVLDRVAVIDQGRVIACDTPAGLKEQVADEVRVELVWRERAPLEVPEVAALRERAAESGRRWTLRLAPEEARAVVATVTGGAAFAALDDFTLATPSLEDVYLALGGAARQGLVKA; this is translated from the coding sequence GTGAATACGCGCGCGGTACAGGCCCCTCGGTATGACGAGGTCGTACGCGTGCGCGGGCTCGCCAAGACGTATCCGGCCGTCAAAGGACGGCGCGGCACCCCCGGCACGCCCGAGGTGCGGGCCACCGACGGGGTCGAGCTGGCCGTGCGGCGCGGCGAGGTCTTCGGGCTGCTCGGGCCGAACGGCGCCGGCAAGTCCACCCTCGTACGGCAGCTCACCGGCCTGCTGCGGCCGGACGCCGGCAGCGTCGAGATCCTCGGCCACGACATCGTGAAACACCCCGAGCGGGCCGCGCGCCTGCTCGCGTACCTCGGTCAGGAGTCCTCCGCGCTCGACGAGCTGACCGTCTCCCTCGCCGCCGAGACCACCGGACGCCTGCGCGGCCTCGACGTACGGGCCGCACGGGCCGAGCGGGACGCCGTGCTGGAGGAGCTGGGGCTCACGCCGATCGCCGGGCGGGCGCTGAAGAAGCTGTCCGGCGGGCAGCGGCGGCTCGCCTGCCTCGCCGCCGCCCTCGTCGGCGAGCGGCCGCTGCTCGTGCTGGACGAGCCGACCACCGGCATGGACCCGGTGGCCCGGCGCGCGGTCTGGGCGGCCGTGGACCGGCGGCGCGCCGAGCACGGTACGACCGTGCTGCTGGTCACCCACAACGTCATCGAGGCCGAGACCGTCCTGGACCGGGTCGCCGTCATCGACCAGGGCCGGGTCATCGCCTGCGACACCCCCGCCGGGCTGAAGGAACAGGTCGCCGACGAGGTGCGGGTCGAGCTGGTGTGGCGGGAGCGGGCGCCGCTGGAGGTGCCCGAGGTCGCAGCCCTGCGCGAGCGCGCGGCGGAGTCCGGCCGGCGCTGGACGCTCCGGCTCGCGCCCGAGGAGGCCCGCGCCGTCGTGGCCACGGTGACCGGTGGCGCCGCCTTCGCCGCCCTGGACGACTTCACGCTCGCCACGCCCAGCCTGGAGGACGTCTACCTGGCGCTCGGCGGCGCGGCCCGGCAGGGGCTGGTGAAGGCATGA
- the dnaE gene encoding DNA polymerase III subunit alpha, with translation MSKPPFTHLHVHTQYSLLDGAARLKDMFNACNEMGMTHIAMSDHGNLHGAYDFFHSAKKAGITPIIGIEAYVAPESRRNKRKIQWGQPHQKRDDVSGSGGYTHKTMWAVNKTGLHNLFRLSSDAYAEGWLQKWPRMDKETIAQWSEGIVASTGCPSGEVQTRLRLGQEEEALKAAADYQDIFGKDRYFLELMDHGIDIEHRVREGLLEIGRKLGIPPLVTNDSHYTYAHEAGAHDALLCIQTGKNLSDPDRFKFDGTGYYLKSTDEMYAIDSSDAWQQGCANTLLVAEMVDTEGMFEKRDLMPKFDIPEGYTEVTWFKEEVRRGMERRFPGGIPEDRQKQADYEMDVIISMGFPGYFLVVADFIMWAKNNGIAVGPGRGSAAGSIVAYAMGITDLDPIPHGLIFERFLNPERISMPDVDIDFDERRRVEVIRYVTEKYGADKVAMIGTYGTIKAKNAIKDSARVLGYPYAMGDRITKAMPADVLGKGIPLSGITDPSHPRYSEAGEVRGMYENEPDVKKVIDTARGVEGLVRQMGVHAAGVIMSSETITEHVPVWVRHTDGVTITQWDYPSCESLGLLKMDFLGLRNLTIMDDAVKMVKANKGIDIDLLALPLDDPQTFDLLQRGDTLGVFQFDGGPMRSLLRLMKPDNFEDISAVSALYRPGPMGMNSHTNYALRKNKQQEITPIHKELEEPLEEVLAVTYGLIVYQEQVQKAAQIIAGYSLGEADILRRVMGKKKPDELAKNFTIFQAGARKNGYSDEAIQALWDVLVPFAGYAFNKAHSAAYGLVSYWTAYLKANHPAEYMAALLTSVKDDKDKSAIYLNECRRMGIKVLPPNVNESVHNFAAQGDDVILFGLEAVRNVGTNVVESIIKSRKAKGKYASFPDYLDKVEAVACNKRTTESLIKAGAFDTLGHTRKGLTAQYEPMIDNVVAVKRKEAEGQFDLFGGMGEETSSEPGFGLDVQFTDEEWDKTYLLAQEREMLGLYVSDHPLFGLEHVLSDKADAGIAQLTGGEHADGAVVTIGGIISGLQRKMTKQGNAWAIATVEDLAGSIECMFFPATYQLVSTQLVEDAVVFVKGRLDKREDVPRLVAMELMVPDLSNAGTNAPVILTIPATRVTPPMVSRLGEILSHHKGDSEVRIKLQGPRKTTVLRLDRHRVKPDPALFGDLKVLLGPSCLAG, from the coding sequence GTGTCAAAGCCGCCCTTCACGCACCTGCACGTCCACACCCAGTACTCGCTGCTGGACGGTGCCGCGCGGCTCAAGGACATGTTCAACGCCTGCAACGAGATGGGCATGACGCACATCGCCATGTCCGACCACGGCAACCTCCACGGGGCGTACGACTTCTTCCACTCCGCGAAGAAGGCCGGAATCACCCCGATCATCGGGATCGAGGCGTATGTCGCCCCCGAGTCCCGGCGCAACAAGCGCAAGATCCAGTGGGGCCAGCCGCACCAGAAGCGGGACGACGTCTCCGGCTCCGGCGGTTACACCCACAAGACGATGTGGGCGGTGAACAAGACCGGTCTGCACAACCTCTTCCGCCTCTCCTCGGACGCCTACGCCGAGGGCTGGCTGCAGAAGTGGCCCCGGATGGACAAGGAGACCATCGCCCAGTGGTCCGAGGGCATCGTCGCCTCCACCGGCTGCCCCTCGGGCGAGGTCCAGACCCGGCTGCGCCTCGGCCAGGAGGAGGAGGCGCTCAAGGCGGCCGCCGACTACCAGGACATCTTCGGCAAGGACCGGTACTTCCTGGAGCTGATGGACCACGGCATCGACATCGAGCACCGGGTGCGCGAGGGCCTCCTGGAGATCGGCAGGAAGCTCGGCATCCCCCCGCTGGTCACCAACGACTCGCACTACACGTACGCGCACGAGGCCGGCGCCCACGACGCCCTGCTGTGCATCCAGACCGGCAAGAACCTCTCCGACCCCGACCGCTTCAAGTTCGACGGCACCGGCTACTACCTGAAGTCCACGGACGAGATGTACGCCATCGACTCCTCGGACGCCTGGCAGCAGGGCTGCGCCAACACGCTCCTGGTCGCCGAGATGGTCGACACCGAGGGCATGTTCGAGAAGCGCGACCTCATGCCCAAGTTCGACATCCCCGAGGGCTACACCGAGGTCACCTGGTTCAAGGAGGAGGTCCGCCGCGGCATGGAGCGCCGCTTCCCCGGCGGCATCCCCGAGGACCGCCAGAAGCAGGCCGACTACGAGATGGACGTCATCATCTCGATGGGCTTCCCGGGCTACTTCCTCGTCGTCGCCGACTTCATCATGTGGGCCAAGAACAACGGCATCGCCGTCGGCCCCGGCCGGGGCTCCGCGGCAGGCTCGATCGTCGCCTACGCCATGGGCATCACCGACCTCGACCCGATCCCGCACGGCCTGATCTTCGAGCGGTTCCTCAACCCCGAGCGCATCTCGATGCCCGATGTCGACATCGACTTCGACGAGCGCCGGCGCGTCGAGGTGATCCGGTACGTGACCGAGAAGTACGGCGCCGACAAGGTCGCCATGATCGGTACCTACGGCACCATCAAGGCCAAGAACGCGATCAAGGACTCCGCGCGCGTGCTGGGCTACCCGTACGCGATGGGCGACCGCATCACCAAGGCCATGCCCGCCGACGTCCTCGGCAAGGGCATCCCGCTGTCCGGCATCACCGACCCCTCCCATCCCCGCTACAGCGAGGCCGGCGAGGTCCGCGGGATGTACGAGAACGAGCCGGACGTGAAGAAGGTCATCGACACCGCGCGCGGTGTGGAGGGCCTGGTCCGGCAGATGGGCGTGCACGCCGCCGGCGTGATCATGTCCAGCGAGACCATCACCGAGCACGTCCCGGTGTGGGTGAGGCACACCGACGGCGTGACCATCACGCAGTGGGACTACCCGAGCTGCGAGTCGCTCGGCCTGCTGAAGATGGACTTCCTGGGCCTGCGCAACCTCACGATCATGGACGACGCCGTCAAGATGGTGAAGGCCAACAAGGGGATCGACATCGACCTCCTGGCCCTCCCGCTCGACGACCCGCAGACCTTCGATCTGCTCCAGCGCGGCGACACCCTCGGTGTCTTCCAGTTCGACGGCGGCCCCATGCGCTCGCTGCTGCGCCTGATGAAGCCGGACAACTTCGAAGACATCTCCGCCGTGTCTGCCCTGTACCGTCCGGGCCCGATGGGCATGAACTCCCACACGAACTACGCGCTGCGCAAGAACAAGCAGCAGGAGATCACGCCGATCCACAAGGAGCTGGAGGAGCCCCTCGAAGAGGTCCTGGCGGTCACCTACGGCCTGATCGTCTACCAGGAGCAGGTGCAGAAGGCCGCCCAGATCATCGCGGGCTACTCGCTCGGCGAGGCCGACATCCTCCGACGGGTGATGGGCAAGAAGAAGCCCGACGAGCTGGCCAAGAACTTCACCATCTTCCAGGCCGGCGCACGCAAGAACGGCTACAGCGACGAAGCCATCCAGGCCCTGTGGGACGTGCTGGTCCCCTTCGCCGGCTACGCGTTCAACAAGGCGCACTCCGCCGCGTACGGCCTGGTGTCGTACTGGACCGCCTACCTCAAGGCGAACCACCCCGCCGAGTACATGGCCGCCCTCCTCACGTCCGTCAAGGACGACAAGGACAAGTCGGCGATCTACCTCAACGAGTGCCGCCGCATGGGCATCAAGGTGCTCCCGCCGAACGTCAACGAGTCGGTGCACAACTTCGCCGCGCAGGGCGACGACGTGATCCTGTTCGGCCTGGAGGCCGTGCGCAACGTCGGTACGAACGTGGTCGAGTCGATCATCAAGAGCCGCAAGGCCAAGGGCAAGTACGCCTCCTTCCCCGACTACCTCGACAAGGTCGAGGCGGTCGCGTGCAACAAGCGCACCACGGAGTCGCTGATCAAGGCGGGGGCCTTCGACACCCTGGGACACACCCGCAAGGGACTCACGGCCCAGTACGAGCCGATGATCGACAACGTGGTCGCGGTCAAGCGCAAGGAGGCCGAGGGGCAGTTCGACCTGTTCGGCGGCATGGGCGAGGAGACCAGCAGCGAGCCCGGCTTCGGACTCGACGTGCAGTTCACCGACGAGGAGTGGGACAAGACCTATCTGCTCGCCCAGGAGCGCGAGATGCTCGGTCTGTACGTCTCCGACCACCCGCTCTTCGGTCTGGAGCACGTGCTGTCCGACAAGGCGGACGCGGGCATCGCCCAGCTCACCGGCGGCGAGCACGCGGACGGCGCGGTCGTCACCATCGGCGGCATCATCTCCGGCCTGCAGCGCAAGATGACCAAGCAGGGCAACGCCTGGGCGATCGCCACGGTCGAGGACCTCGCCGGCTCCATCGAGTGCATGTTCTTCCCTGCGACCTACCAGCTGGTGTCGACCCAACTCGTCGAGGACGCCGTGGTGTTCGTCAAGGGCCGCCTCGACAAGCGCGAGGACGTGCCCCGGCTCGTCGCCATGGAGCTGATGGTCCCGGACCTGTCCAACGCGGGCACCAACGCGCCCGTGATCCTCACGATTCCGGCCACCAGGGTCACCCCGCCCATGGTCAGCCGCCTCGGCGAGATCCTCAGCCACCACAAGGGCGACAGCGAGGTCCGCATCAAGCTGCAGGGCCCGCGCAAGACCACCGTGCTGCGCCTGGACCGGCACCGGGTCAAGCCCGACCCGGCGCTGTTCGGCGACCTGAAGGTCCTCCTCGGCCCGTCCTGCCTGGCGGGCTAG
- a CDS encoding thioredoxin domain-containing protein, which produces MSKRNSQAAKTAARERLRQERERQAKRDKAKRQVVVAASAVAVLAAAGGIGYAVVQANKPSYWESMKTAKVVAPAHTTGTKGTTVVIGKDSAKKTLKMYEDPRCPVCAQFEQNVGSTLKKDIDDGKFKYQYVGATFIDSHDNGQGSKNALSALGAALNVSDEAFLEYKSALYSAKWHPDETDDKFKDDNYLIQVADTVPALKNNTQFQNAVKKGTYDAWAMAMSKTFDDNKDGVTGTPGFVVDGKQLNGGKVILTVPDFNNAIASAMKG; this is translated from the coding sequence ATGAGCAAGCGGAACAGCCAGGCGGCGAAGACGGCGGCCCGGGAGCGGCTGCGCCAGGAGCGCGAGCGGCAGGCCAAGCGCGACAAGGCCAAGCGGCAGGTCGTCGTGGCCGCCTCGGCCGTGGCTGTGCTGGCCGCGGCCGGCGGCATAGGCTACGCCGTCGTCCAGGCCAACAAGCCCAGCTACTGGGAGAGCATGAAGACCGCCAAGGTCGTCGCGCCGGCCCACACGACGGGCACGAAGGGCACCACCGTCGTCATCGGCAAGGACAGCGCCAAGAAGACCCTCAAGATGTACGAGGACCCGCGCTGCCCCGTGTGCGCCCAGTTCGAGCAGAACGTCGGCTCGACCCTGAAGAAGGACATCGACGACGGCAAGTTCAAGTACCAGTACGTCGGCGCCACGTTCATCGACAGCCATGACAACGGCCAGGGCTCCAAGAACGCGCTGAGCGCCCTGGGCGCCGCGCTGAACGTCAGCGACGAGGCGTTCCTCGAGTACAAGTCCGCGCTCTACTCCGCGAAGTGGCACCCGGACGAGACGGACGACAAGTTCAAGGACGACAACTACCTCATCCAGGTCGCCGACACCGTCCCCGCGCTGAAGAACAACACGCAGTTCCAGAACGCGGTCAAGAAGGGCACCTACGACGCCTGGGCCATGGCGATGTCGAAGACCTTCGACGACAACAAGGACGGCGTGACCGGCACCCCGGGCTTCGTCGTGGACGGCAAGCAGCTCAACGGGGGCAAGGTGATCCTGACCGTGCCCGACTTCAACAACGCGATCGCCTCGGCCATGAAGGGCTGA
- a CDS encoding AAA family ATPase: MTAPLTPPPPPHDNTPHQVWQAPPAQAPGAGTYEQDGPGMKTEVRDAAVITVAMVLGGVLLGLLWWWLAPHVPLIGDEVDKSWVVYLKDSEGEQAIGVDGTFTLLGLGFGLVSGLAAFLLRRCGGVPLVVALGIGGLLGSLLAWRLGMWLGPGSDVIAHAKAVGKGVTFSAPLKLGAKGALLAWPFAALVVHLGLTAAFGPRDPEPDYGAPLP; the protein is encoded by the coding sequence GTGACCGCACCGCTGACTCCGCCACCGCCACCGCACGACAACACCCCGCACCAGGTCTGGCAGGCACCGCCTGCGCAGGCGCCGGGCGCGGGCACGTACGAACAGGACGGCCCCGGCATGAAGACGGAAGTGCGTGACGCCGCCGTGATCACGGTGGCGATGGTGCTGGGCGGGGTGCTGCTGGGGCTGCTGTGGTGGTGGCTGGCACCGCATGTGCCGCTGATCGGCGACGAGGTCGACAAGAGCTGGGTCGTCTACCTCAAGGACAGCGAGGGGGAGCAGGCGATCGGGGTGGACGGCACGTTCACCCTGCTGGGGCTGGGCTTCGGACTGGTCAGCGGGCTGGCGGCGTTTCTGCTGCGACGGTGCGGGGGTGTGCCGCTCGTGGTGGCACTGGGCATAGGCGGGCTGCTCGGGTCGCTGCTGGCGTGGCGGCTCGGGATGTGGCTCGGGCCCGGCTCCGACGTGATAGCGCACGCGAAGGCCGTGGGCAAGGGGGTCACCTTCTCCGCGCCGCTGAAGCTCGGGGCGAAGGGGGCGCTGCTGGCCTGGCCGTTCGCCGCGCTGGTCGTGCACCTCGGGCTGACCGCGGCGTTCGGACCCCGGGACCCCGAGCCGGACTACGGGGCGCCCCTGCCGTAG
- a CDS encoding LON peptidase substrate-binding domain-containing protein, with protein sequence MTTVRLPLFPLNTVLFPGLVLPLNVFEERYRAMMRELLKAPEDEPRRFAVVAIRDGYEVAPSAPGMPDPTAQPDRGPAAGFGPDPLKAFHGVGCVADAATIRERADGGFEVLATGTSRVRLQSVDASGPFLTAELEELPEEPGDEAGALAEGVLRSFRQYQKRLAGARERSLSSGAELPDDPSVVSYLVAAAMVHDTPTKQRLLQAPDTASRLRDELKLLRAETAIIRSLPSLPAFELTRTPTSLN encoded by the coding sequence GTGACCACCGTCCGTCTCCCGCTGTTCCCGCTGAACACCGTGCTGTTCCCGGGACTCGTGCTGCCGCTGAACGTCTTCGAGGAGCGCTACCGCGCCATGATGCGCGAGTTGCTCAAGGCCCCCGAGGACGAGCCGCGCCGGTTCGCCGTCGTGGCGATCCGCGACGGCTACGAGGTGGCGCCGAGCGCCCCAGGCATGCCGGACCCCACGGCCCAGCCCGACCGGGGGCCGGCCGCCGGCTTCGGCCCGGATCCGCTCAAGGCCTTCCACGGGGTGGGCTGTGTGGCGGACGCGGCGACGATCCGGGAGCGGGCCGACGGCGGCTTCGAGGTGCTCGCGACGGGGACGAGCCGGGTACGGCTGCAGTCCGTGGACGCGTCGGGTCCCTTCCTCACGGCGGAACTCGAGGAACTGCCGGAGGAACCGGGCGACGAGGCGGGCGCGCTGGCCGAGGGGGTGCTGCGCTCCTTCCGGCAGTACCAGAAGCGGCTGGCCGGGGCCCGTGAGCGCTCGCTGTCCTCGGGCGCCGAGCTGCCGGACGACCCGAGCGTGGTGTCGTACCTGGTGGCCGCCGCGATGGTGCACGACACGCCGACCAAGCAACGGTTGCTGCAGGCGCCGGACACCGCCTCGCGCCTGCGGGACGAGCTGAAACTCCTTCGCGCCGAGACCGCCATCATCCGTAGCCTGCCGTCGCTGCCCGCGTTCGAGCTGACGCGGACGCCGACGAGTCTGAACTGA
- a CDS encoding NYN domain-containing protein: MDRCIVLVDAGYLLGAAASLLAGEPSRSRITVDHTALIQALRERAESDTERPLLRIYWFDGAPDRVPQPEHRRLRVMPRVTVRLGALTRSDGRWAQKGVDAAMHAELTELARNRACSDIVLVTGDGDLLPGMMAAKEHGVAVHLWAVQAADGDYNQSEDLVAEADERRVLDRAWITHAVRAKELSGVCAPPPAPRPEIAAILSAPLPESALAAAAERPVEQAAPPAAATENGTQERAAAPKGVPTPKDLAALRAPGTQPVQHPATATLRWSSDKGWVDRPGVVPEPPEAAAMPTLAQLTTAEQRWADREEDITTVGGDPYEVGQVFARRWIARLGEQSQLQKLSQMYPRIPHRIDGELLRYAARFGLLAHKDDQIDEHDRYAIRAGFWREIDVPAAPESAPAGGLNPGGTPVGGPKGE, translated from the coding sequence GTGGACCGCTGCATCGTCCTGGTGGACGCCGGGTATCTGCTGGGCGCAGCCGCCAGCCTCCTCGCCGGTGAGCCCTCGCGGTCCCGGATCACCGTCGACCACACCGCGCTGATCCAGGCGCTGCGCGAACGGGCGGAGTCGGACACCGAGCGTCCGCTGCTGCGCATCTACTGGTTCGACGGCGCCCCCGACCGCGTCCCCCAGCCGGAGCACCGCCGGCTGCGGGTGATGCCCCGGGTCACCGTCCGGCTCGGCGCCCTCACCCGCAGCGACGGACGCTGGGCACAGAAGGGCGTGGACGCGGCCATGCACGCCGAGCTGACCGAGCTGGCCCGCAACCGTGCCTGCTCCGACATCGTCCTCGTCACCGGCGACGGCGATCTGCTGCCCGGCATGATGGCCGCCAAGGAGCACGGCGTCGCTGTCCACCTGTGGGCCGTCCAGGCCGCCGACGGCGACTACAACCAGTCCGAGGACCTGGTCGCCGAGGCCGACGAGCGGCGGGTGCTGGACCGGGCCTGGATCACCCATGCCGTCCGCGCCAAGGAACTGAGCGGCGTCTGCGCCCCGCCGCCCGCCCCCCGCCCCGAGATCGCCGCGATCCTCTCCGCGCCCCTGCCCGAGTCCGCCCTCGCCGCGGCGGCCGAACGCCCCGTCGAGCAGGCCGCGCCGCCGGCCGCCGCGACCGAGAACGGCACCCAGGAGCGGGCCGCCGCACCCAAGGGCGTACCCACCCCGAAGGACCTCGCCGCCCTGCGCGCCCCCGGCACCCAGCCCGTCCAGCACCCCGCGACCGCGACCCTGCGCTGGTCCTCCGACAAGGGCTGGGTGGACCGCCCGGGCGTGGTCCCCGAGCCGCCCGAGGCCGCCGCCATGCCGACGCTGGCCCAGCTCACCACGGCCGAGCAGCGCTGGGCGGACCGGGAGGAGGACATCACCACGGTCGGCGGCGACCCGTACGAGGTGGGCCAGGTCTTCGCCCGGCGCTGGATCGCCCGGCTCGGCGAGCAGAGCCAGCTGCAGAAGCTGTCGCAGATGTACCCGCGCATCCCGCACCGCATCGACGGCGAGCTGCTGCGCTACGCGGCCCGGTTCGGGCTGCTCGCCCACAAGGACGACCAGATCGACGAGCACGACCGTTACGCCATCCGGGCGGGCTTCTGGCGGGAGATCGACGTACCCGCGGCGCCGGAGTCCGCGCCCGCCGGGGGACTGAACCCGGGCGGAACCCCCGTAGGCGGCCCCAAAGGCGAGTAA
- a CDS encoding DUF2252 domain-containing protein, with the protein MSVPQLSDEQRGEEILAVFDTAFGRLLAADPAAFRVKFRKMAASAFAFYRGTACLFYHDLSANHEFGSKRGGPFLDDRTSRVWIHGDLHAENFGTYMDAGGRLVFNVNDFDEAYVGPFTWDLERFSASIALIGYAKALSDEQITELVRIYALAYRERIHALATGAKSDEVPPFTLDTAEGPLLGALRAARSLTRFELLESMTEIREYERRFAPDGGAIELDAATRYKVLAAFDGYLETLPDSSLSRPDSYRVKDVVGRRGIGIGSAGLPSYNILLEGHSDALENDVVIYIKQAQTPAVSRHITDPAIAGYFQHEGHRTVISQRALQAHADPWLGWTELDGAGQLVAEVSPYAVDLDWSDIDEPEQIAQVVADLGRATAAMHAAADDQSGESLVPFSTERAIDAAIAADEEGFAPVLVDFAHRYGARARADHQIFVDLFRNGRIPGL; encoded by the coding sequence ATGTCGGTCCCCCAGCTCAGCGACGAGCAGCGCGGCGAGGAGATCCTCGCCGTCTTCGACACCGCCTTCGGCCGGCTCCTGGCCGCCGACCCGGCCGCGTTCCGGGTGAAGTTCCGGAAGATGGCGGCCTCGGCGTTCGCGTTCTACCGCGGCACGGCGTGCCTCTTCTACCACGACCTGAGCGCGAACCATGAGTTCGGTTCGAAGCGGGGCGGCCCGTTCCTGGACGACCGCACCTCGCGCGTGTGGATCCACGGCGACCTGCACGCGGAGAACTTCGGCACGTACATGGACGCGGGCGGCCGCCTGGTCTTCAACGTCAACGACTTCGACGAGGCCTACGTCGGCCCGTTCACCTGGGACCTCGAGCGCTTTTCGGCCTCGATCGCGCTCATCGGGTACGCGAAGGCGCTCAGCGACGAGCAGATCACCGAGCTGGTGCGGATCTACGCGCTCGCCTACCGGGAGCGCATCCACGCCCTGGCCACGGGCGCGAAGAGCGACGAGGTGCCGCCGTTCACGCTGGACACCGCGGAGGGCCCGCTGCTGGGCGCCCTGCGCGCCGCCCGTTCGCTGACCCGTTTCGAACTGCTGGAGTCGATGACCGAGATCCGCGAGTACGAGCGCCGCTTCGCGCCGGACGGCGGCGCCATCGAGCTGGACGCCGCGACCCGCTACAAGGTCCTGGCCGCCTTCGACGGCTATCTGGAGACCCTCCCCGACTCCTCGCTCTCCCGGCCGGACTCCTACCGGGTGAAGGACGTCGTCGGCCGCCGGGGCATCGGCATCGGCTCGGCGGGCCTGCCGTCGTACAACATCCTTCTGGAGGGCCACAGCGACGCCCTGGAGAACGATGTCGTGATCTACATCAAGCAGGCCCAGACCCCGGCCGTCTCCCGGCACATCACGGATCCGGCCATCGCCGGGTACTTCCAGCACGAGGGCCACCGCACGGTGATCTCCCAGCGCGCGCTGCAGGCGCACGCCGACCCGTGGCTGGGCTGGACCGAGCTGGACGGCGCGGGCCAGCTGGTCGCCGAGGTCTCGCCGTACGCCGTCGACCTGGACTGGAGCGACATCGACGAGCCCGAACAGATCGCGCAGGTCGTCGCCGACCTCGGCCGGGCCACGGCGGCGATGCACGCGGCGGCGGACGACCAGTCCGGCGAGTCCCTGGTGCCGTTCTCCACCGAGCGGGCCATCGACGCGGCGATCGCGGCCGACGAGGAGGGCTTCGCGCCCGTCCTGGTGGACTTCGCGCACAGGTACGGCGCACGCGCGCGTGCGGACCACCAGATCTTCGTCGACCTGTTCCGCAACGGCCGGATTCCGGGGCTGTAA
- the ybaK gene encoding Cys-tRNA(Pro) deacylase, which produces MAKKQKKQQQSGGTPATVALTAAGVDFTVHSYDHDPAHPSYGEEAAEAMGVSPDRVFKTLLADVDGALTVAVVPVSGSLDLKALAAAVGGKRAAMADPALAERTTGYVRGGISPLGQRKRLPTVLDDSAEAHETICVSAGRRGLEVELTPGDLAKLTNAVLAPVGRA; this is translated from the coding sequence ATGGCGAAGAAGCAGAAGAAGCAGCAGCAGTCCGGGGGGACTCCCGCGACCGTCGCCCTGACGGCGGCCGGGGTGGACTTCACGGTCCACTCCTACGACCACGACCCGGCCCACCCGTCCTACGGCGAGGAGGCGGCCGAGGCGATGGGTGTCTCCCCCGACCGTGTCTTCAAGACGCTGCTCGCCGACGTCGACGGCGCCCTGACGGTGGCCGTGGTCCCGGTCTCCGGCTCCCTGGACCTCAAGGCCCTCGCGGCGGCGGTCGGCGGCAAGCGCGCGGCCATGGCCGACCCGGCCCTCGCGGAGCGGACGACGGGCTACGTCCGCGGCGGCATCTCCCCGCTCGGCCAGCGCAAGCGGCTGCCGACGGTGCTGGACGACTCGGCCGAGGCGCACGAGACGATCTGCGTGTCGGCAGGCAGGCGGGGCCTGGAGGTGGAGCTGACCCCAGGCGACCTGGCAAAGCTCACGAACGCGGTACTGGCCCCAGTGGGCCGAGCCTGA